AGATTCCCAATCCGCCCTGCctcttttcacttaaaaaaaaatactacatttatttgatttaaaaattatttataagtgcaaaagtaattaaaaaattatttttagatccaaattataaatttaaattttgtaaatatgactataatttaaaaaccatgtaatttttaaatttgctagtgcatattttgtgtaaattgtagtatattagtttttaaactatatagtttttaaatttgtcaatgcatattttgtaaacaagtctaacaaattgtaatatatatttatatatacacaatttgtaaaatataaatatatatttatgtttatatatatgtataaatgaGGGCGGGGGTGGGGTTGGGCCCCCTGCCCCCCACATGGGCGGAGCGGGGTTGCCCGCCCCACCATGCGGGGGTGGAGCGGAAGCGGCCCGCCCCACCATGCGGGGGTGGAGCGGAAGCggcccgcccccgctgcccacccctacccAGAGTTATATGATTACGCACACACTGcacataatcattttgaaaaggTGACATTTATTTTAGAACATTGCAGGGTACGTGATGATGCTTATGTTTGGAATAGCGATTGCTGATTACCCTAATCCCTTGGACCCTTACCCTCCGACCATCCACATTtctaaaatcaaacataaataatGGTTAAACTTTGGTGGATACTTAATTTTGATAACAGTTGCAAAGAAACGATTCTCCATGATAgcattttgaattttaagatttataaaaattcatggttaaaattaaaaattatgtcAATCTGCTTCATCCACTTCcccaaataaaactaaaattttgcAGCATCGAGTGTATGTATACACTCTAtaagtgtattttaattatCCTGAACCACATCTATAAGTGTAACTGATATCACAGAACgataattcaatataaatgTATGTCACGAAACAAAAGATATAAATTGATGGGTGAAAATATAACTAGATGGAGACAGGACAATGAATTTCTACCTTCCTGATCTACATCAATGCCAGTCAAAGAAAAGTGCTTCTGGAAAACAACTTCATCATAGGAGTCttcaactaatttaaatttcctctctttcttcaCAATGCATCCAGAAAGGATAAAGATATCTTCGCTATTTTGCTCATACAAGTCAAAACCTTgtctcatgcatatatatgtatgaaacATTTCAACTACAACTAGTCCATCTCCTTAAAAAGTGGGAGATGGTTTGAACAAAATTCCAATTTTTGGTACAATGACTCATACCTGTTTTGCTTTTAAACGAGTCCATGAATGCTCTTTGTTTGTCTTACTTCTGTAGCTTCGAACTATCTTTCTAACATCCTTTCTTATAGACGAGAAGGCAGAAATGACAGCTAGCAACATCATTGGGTAGATATAAATTGCTCTCGCAGGATCTATGCTAGTTGATTTTCTCATAATGGCTTCCCTAACGAGGCCCCATAATATAAGAAGTGTGCCAAAAAGGCTCATTCTCCCTGGTTTTAAAAGACCCAAAATTGCTCCTGCAATGGATAAATAACTCCCCGCAAGAACCTGGTGCAAGCAAAAGTGACTAATTAGTAGTTTCTAATTTGTACAATTTGGTCTCTTTTGTTTAGTACGACTTCTTCTTAGTACGACTTCTTCTTCACCAAGACATGCAGTTAGTTAGTTCATTTCAAGCTGAGTAGCCCTCCTTTTCGCCCCATTTCAtttgatttttcatttgttgGCCCAAGAGGAGAGACGAAATCTCTGCTTCATGAGTTATTGTTCACATCCTATTGTACCATTTGATCTTCCCTATATTTTCTTAAACATAAATTCTTCCTcattgagttattttttttttctaaaacccTGCAACTTTCTTTTAGGACAATCATGTATAGTGCAAAATATGATCGTCCCTTTCTTTATTTGAGGATAGTTTAGAAGCAacatgaattattattttttttttattggcactgggtgtctaGGAACAGTGTCCTGACCACTGTTATTAAtaccgtaccgtaccggccggtacgggcAGTTACCGGCCactgggccggtacaggtactatatatatttcgtaccaGCCCAAATACCAGCTGTACAGGccaatatttcggcctgtaccggccgatatttcggtcttaattttttttttcattttttcacactacaagctcattttttttaccctcaattcagactaggctatttataatttatatatatgtatttatatataatttattcatatatagactattattttgaaatataatttatatacatatatttatgtatataatttattcatatatcgactatctcgaaatggtacacgaaacggtaccggtatcgaaatatttcgttccagtgctttgaccggtacggcatccggtacggtattcaaaacattggtccTGACTAATACCAGGGGTGCACAGGTCCTCAACAAgaagtttcctgcaagtgcaccttgggtaattcaaggagaaaatcccccagtccgatggccttGTTTGCACCCAacggggatttgaaccttagacttagggggagcatacccccgaAGCCCAAgatctttaccacttgagccaacccctaagggATTACATGAAATAAAGTTTCCACGAAGTCATCGAGGGTGAAGCAACCTGCAACTCAGTAGCGGCAATTACTCCCACTGAAATTTCAGAAAGAACTGGGTCTccttataaattttcaaaacttcagTCAAATTTTCATTTGCTCTCACTTACGGATAGCGCAACATGATATATCGACAATGTGGTGAATCATACTTAAAATAACTAAAGCGAACAAAGATTAACTCTAAAGCCTTGAAAGAAACAGGTGGCCTAGTTATAATCTTGAAATCTTATGAGGAAACCCCTAAAGTGTAGCCCCCTTCACTCAATTCACTCTGACTGATGCACGTtcttttggtaaaaaaaaaaaattcttatatgGACTTAGCGTCTTACctttcatctttttcttaattaaaaccTTCTTGTAATGAATAATATTCCTTTTTGGTTTCacgttatttattattttgatagcaATGAAGGTAATGGTTCTCATGACTAACTACAATCTTTCATATCCACAATGTGTTTTTAACAAATCAAATAATTATGTagttatcatatttatttaaaacaaatatattaattgcCCAGCTCGAGGAAAATTCTAAATTCTTGAATATTAAGCGAGGGTAAAAGAGTACTTTAAAAAATACCGACCTCTATGCGCTGGAGATCAGATGTTGCAGGAGCTGCCTTCACATTGGTGAACTTGTATAACTTTAGCAAGTTGTTGAAGCTTGGGCTTGGCTTGTTCTTAAAGAAAGCATTTGCAATGGCTCCTGGATAGAGCAGAGCCTTCACTACAACTTCGGGAAAGAGCTCACTCGCAATCAATTGCGAGCATGTCACTTGTAGAGGTGTTCTGCATATTCCAGAGCTACACGTGACCCTGGAAAGCAAAGAGAACAATATGTAAACCATCTTAATGATTATTCACTGCTCTTTTTAAAATCTTGGGATAGCTCGGGTGTATTTCTAACTAATGGAGAATTCACAAATCTAAAAGCTTTGTTACACATGTAAATTCATTCTTTGGAACCAGACTATTCTACTAGTTTTTTGGCAATGTTGCATCACACTACATGGATCAAACAATTGAAGGCCAGTCAAATTCATTAGACATATTTGACTTAGCAATCTTATGTTAAAAAAAGGAACATACATACAAATTTTGATGTTGCGCTATCAATTTCAAAATCTGCAAGTTCTCGCATATGAGAAACAGTCGAggatgagagggagagatctaTAAAGGAGAGAATATACTGTTAAGCAAGATGATGCGTCCTTTtctgaaataaaataatggcTTAGTTTCCATGGATTCGTCAGAAAGATGTTAGaattcatcaaattcaaatgaaaaaaataaataaatagggcATTCTCTATTCCGTCGAAACATATGGGGAAAAAAGATCGCATCCTGACTCCCGAGACAGAGAAGCTGATGCATGCATTTTGCGATTTCAACTCTGTTAGTGCAAAATTTCGCTTTCCTCTCAAATGGGTATTTGAACCAAATCCATCGTTCTCGTAATCTAAAAGATGTTTGGGAAAAGTACAGCCGTTTACCTGAAAAGTGGAACTTGAAAGATGATGATAAGGAAATATATGCAAGAAGCAGCGGAGGATATGAAACTTGCCCATTCCCTTGAAGAAGCCATGGCCGGGAATTTATTAAATGGACTTTTCAGAGAGCCCACCTAAGGGTAAGGGGAAAAGGGATGGAAGTTGGTGGTGCAAATTTCATGGAAGTTATTTTGGAGACGAGGACCCCACAATTTGCGCATTAAATTTTGGATATAAAGTCGTAGTCCCCTGGATTTTCACTTGATAATTGCGATACCCTTCgaagtttgaagtttgaactagTCCTTTTCCAGGAgaatgctacttttattttcattttgaaaagtTTGCCGTCGCATTCTTGTCCAgctataattaaattatgagaagtgctgcatattaaaaaaaataaaaatcttaataataaatttacaatctgacaaGACTTCCTATAATAcgtttagtttattttataataaaaataattttacaatctaacgtatcacatctgtttataaatttacttttatgaaatctatttgtaattaaagcatttttctAAAGTTATTTCTCagtatcattaattattaataaaaagtgttttaactataaatagatcttacaaaaataaatttaatatattatatgaagttATGCCTGTTTATTGGATATTTTTGTAGCTAAAGCATTTGAAAatagtgtattatataataCTAATCAAAGCATTAATCTTGCTTAATGCGGCCTAGGACTGTGCATAAAAGGCGCTGGATCCAATTCGTTCGAAAATCTGACATGGGCCCACCCGACCAAAGTTGGGTTCATCGGGTCAAGTCCAATACCGGGTCTATTATATCCTCTTATCGGTTGAAACTGATCATCAAGAAAAACAATTTGACTTGAGTGCTGTCtcctcaaaccctagccaactCGAAAATGCGTAAGTGTTGACTTTTTAGCAATACTTGTTGTCAGATGGTGGCCTCACCATTATTTATCCCAATAGGCCAATCCAAAATGAGTTATCCTATATACAATCACTTTTATGTATTATTTGTATATTCTACTGATTTGATTGGTcagataattattttatattaaaaaaaaagtaatacagctaatcacattaataaagtgcgtaaaaaatatataaaaggacTACACATAAAgtttttttgtctaaaaaaagtttatatatatatatagcaaatgtTGACTTTTAAGTCAAAACTGATTATCTGACCCGAATTCGGGTTGGATCGGGTCAGTTTGGCGGGCTCCTATGACCAGGTCGGTCGATCCCAAACCCGATTTTCCCTGGTCTTGTTGCAGGCCTAACACAGCCATACCCTTTAAAAGGACAAATGCAAAACATTTTTCATGGTTGATTCATTTTCCCACTTGTTTACCTCTTTGTCTATTGACTTGCGGGGCTTATTAATGCTTTCTTCATATTAAACTCTCATCATAATTTAAAACTCTTAAATCACGAATAAGTAAATGaagtcctataaaaaaaagcGAAAACAAAACTGAAATTATATAGTTAACGCAATCTATATACTAAAAGCAATCTTCTTctagcaaaaaaaataaaaaactaggCCATTGAGACCCCAACTGTCTGTTTCCCAATCTCTCGTGTTCTCtctaaatttatttgaaagcaACTAGACATTAacactttttgtttttccccTTCATGGGA
Above is a genomic segment from Juglans microcarpa x Juglans regia isolate MS1-56 chromosome 1D, Jm3101_v1.0, whole genome shotgun sequence containing:
- the LOC121261185 gene encoding uncharacterized protein LOC121261185 encodes the protein MASSREWASFISSAASCIYFLIIIFQVPLFRVTCSSGICRTPLQVTCSQLIASELFPEVVVKALLYPGAIANAFFKNKPSPSFNNLLKLYKFTNVKAAPATSDLQRIEVLAGSYLSIAGAILGLLKPGRMSLFGTLLILWGLVREAIMRKSTSIDPARAIYIYPMMLLAVISAFSSIRKDVRKIVRSYRSKTNKEHSWTRLKAKQV